A genomic region of Populus nigra chromosome 11, ddPopNigr1.1, whole genome shotgun sequence contains the following coding sequences:
- the LOC133668369 gene encoding probable magnesium transporter NIPA6 yields MYSSNLTGFILALVSSTFIGTSFIIKKKGLRKAGVSGPRASVGGYGYLLEPLWWIGMISMIVGEIANFVAYVYAPAVLVTPLGALSIIVSAVLAHFLLGEKLQKMGVLGCLLCIVGSTVIVLHAPEERSINSVKEIWELAIQPAFLSYTAAAAAIALVLIWYFSPRYGQTNILVYIGICSVIGSLTVMSIKAIGIAIKLTLEGTNQAKYFQTWIFAMVAITCIITQLNYLNMALDTFNTAIVSPIYYAGFTSFTILASAIMFKDYSGQSASSIASELCGFVTVLSGTFVLHSTREPDPPILTDLYTPLSPKVSWYIQSSGEHWKQKDEDGPSPNFITILQQDHFK; encoded by the exons ATGTACTCAAGCAATTTAACAGGGTTTATACTGGCACTGGTTTCCAGTACCTTCATAGGGACCAGTTTTATAATCAAGAAGAAGGGTCTTAGGAAAGCTGGTGTTAGTGGTCCTCGAGCAA gTGTCGGAGGCTATGGTTATTTGCTGGAGCCACTATGGTGGATAGGCATGATTAGTA TGATTGTTGGAGAAATTGCCAATTTTGTAGCATACGTTTATGCTCCTGCTGTTCTAGTGACACCACTTGGTGCATTGAGTATCATTGTTAG TGCGGTATTAGCCCATTTCTTGTTGGGGGAAAAGCTGCAAAAAATGGGGGTGTTGGGTTGTCTTCTATGCATAGTCGGTTCTACTGTGATTGTGCTACATGCACCTGAAGAACGGTCCATCAATTCAGTTAAAGAAATCTGGGAATTAGCTATCCAGCCTG caTTTCTTTCATATACAGCCGCTGCGGCAGCTATAGCATTGGTGCTGATTTGGTATTTTTCTCCACGCTATGGCCAAACGAACATTTTGGTCTATATAGGAATTTGCTCAGTAATTGGATCATTGACA GTTATGAGTATAAAAGCCATTGGCATTGCAATAAAATTAACGCTAGAGGGCACAAACCAAGCCAAATACTTCCAAACGTGGATTTTTGCAATGGTTGCAATTACTTGCATCATCACCCAATTAAATTATCTAAACATG GCCCTGGATACGTTCAACACAGCAATTGTTTCTCCCATCTATTATGCCGGGTTTACGTCTTTTACAATTCTTGCCAGTGCAATAATGTTCAAG GATTATTCTGGTCAGAGTGCAAGCAGCATTGCTTCGGAGCTTTGTGGGTTTGTTACTGTGTTATCTGGTACCTTTGTATTACATAGCACCAGAGAACCAGATCCACCAATCCTGACAG ATCTTTATACACCATTGTCTCCAAAGGTATCATGGTACATCCAAAGCAGTGGAGAACATTGGAAACAGAAGGATGAAGATGGGCCATCTCCCAATTTTATCACAATTCTCCAGCAAGACCATTTCAAGTGA